In the genome of Impatiens glandulifera chromosome 6, dImpGla2.1, whole genome shotgun sequence, the window tatttttagtgaaGAACTTCATTTTCTTCACTGTCGAACAGTTCCACAAGTTATTCATGCCTGGTCATTGTATTGCACTTCACTTTAGTTGAATTGCAGGCCCAAGGGCTGCTTAATACTGCAGTTTCTACTGGTCAGTCAAAAGAGGCTCGGTTAGCTCGGGTAAGGAAGTCACCATCCTTTTATTTTAATCCTCAGTTTGTGATCTCCTTAATAACTGATCAGCATTACCTTATATGGCTTTTGTTTCTACCATTGATCCTTTGATCAGTCATTGAAATCTTCCTTCAGCATTCTATCTAAGATTTTAGTTAATTGACTCAGGTATGTGCTGGACTCTCTACACGTCTTCAAGAGTACAAATCTGAAAATGCTCAATTAGAGGAGCTTCTCATGGCAGAGGTGAAATATCATGAGCCCTGGTTTCCTTGAAACTCTGTCATTGGATTTTTACATTCTCTTGCATAACTATTGATTCCTTTGTCCTTACTTGCAAAACAGAGAGAATTAAGTAAATCATATGAGGGTCGCATAAAGCAATTAGAGAAAAAGTTATCAGCAACAAAAGGTGAAGTGGCAAAAGTTGAGTTGAACATGTCTGAGGCTTTGGATGCAAAGAACTCTGAAATTGCGGCACTTGTTAGTTCCATGGACATGCTTAGGAAGCAAGCGGCATTATCAGAGGGAAAcctggcatctatacaggttaATGAGTTTAAGCTTTATTAAGAATGTTTCAACGTTTTCAATCATCACTTAAAATTCATACAAAGTTTTGTGTTTGGCTTTCAGTTTTACTTTGATTAGACTATTATGTGTTTCAACATGACTGACATCCTTCCTTTGATCAGGCAAACATGGAGTCCATAATGAGAAATAAGGAGCTAACTGAAACAAGGATGATGCAAGTGAGATGATCCATCCAATTTAAGATGTTGATCCATTTACTTAGGTTTAGATGCATCTAttggttatattttttaaatttgctTAGCATGTTTTGTTTTCAGGCTCTTAGAGAGGAGCTGGCTTCTGCAGAACGAAGGGCTGAAGAAGAACGAGCTGCCCATAATGCTACCAAGATGGTTcctactctctctctctctctctctctctctctctctcttgcaTACACACAATTGCTTCGACTAAAAAACTTATAATGGTCATTCAGGCGGCTATGGAGAGGGAAGTAGAATTGGAGCATCGAGGTATTGAGTCATCTACAGCCCTAGCAAGGGTTCAGGTAGCATAATCTTCCTGAAGTTGAGATCTCAAATTGTCAATACAccttttatgtttatttttgataaattggATGCCGGAACATGCTTTCATATTTTGTTGAACTTGGTATGCAAGCTGTATACTGAAAAAAGAGAGAAGATTCTATGCACTTAGAGACCAGTTAGttaaatcttttaattattagtgtgatttttgttaagatttttattatgttgaaaGGAATGCACGTCTGAGCTAAAATACATATTCATGAAAAAGAAAGTTCTCCCAGAGCACTTCTGTTCTTCCTGGTCCTCCAAATATGTGCAGATATCATAGCCAAATCTTGTCAGCTTCAGTTCCAGATATACCATCTTCAACTCTTTAATTGAAGTTCTGAATTCCAATTATCCACTTGTTTTGAGATTAAACTTATTACAATTTCTGATCTCTAATGGATCTTTGATAAAGGGAATATGTTTCTGTTGGGACATAAACTACCTTATTGTCAACTTGCCGCCCAAGGTTGTTTGCCCCATAATTGTACTGCCTAAATCTTCCTTTAATTGCTATGAAAGTCATTCTGAAGTTCCATTTTAGTCACAGCCTCACCAAAACTATAAAATTCATAAGTTTAGGCTTCATTCTTGTGCCCACTTCTAGGAGAGCCGTGGAAAATCTGCATTACTAGAGGACAAGCATTTACGTGTTCTCTTTTGATGACTTAGTGAAGTATAACTAGAATAGCCTTATTATTTTTCCAGTCAGAAATGTCATTGCTTTTATTCACTATTCACCTTAACTTTCTCTAATATCTTAGGTGATACATTAATATTCTCTTTTGGTTTTCACTACTTCCCGAATTCAATCTTATTGCGTTCTTTTCCAGAGGATAGCTGACGACAGAACAGCTAAAGCAGCAGACCTGGAACAGAAACTGGCAGTGCTGGAGGTTAGACACAGTATGTTAATATCTTCTGGAAAACACCCTTGAATTGCAAGTATGATAACACTACTCTCTTTTTGTCAGGTTGAATATGCATCCTTAAATCAGGAGATGCAGGACATGGAAACCCGTGCTCAGCATAGACAAAAGAAGTCTCCCGAGGATGCCAATCAAATGATTCAGGTATAAATCAAGTGTCCAATTTAAACTCTTCAAAGTGATTGCACAATCCTgtaggatgtttggaaacttaGAGCTTGcttgattttgaaataaaccGAATTTTTTAAAGCAAAATAACACTTGTTTGATGGAAAAGTGAGATTATTTGGGGTTATTTAGGttaaatgaatacaatattctttgtatataatattttaaaagcgcataaaaaataaagggtattttaattgatgatttgaatggtttgattgatgatggaataataagttatttagaTGAAATCCAAATACCCCTTCATCAAAACAAGGCCATTGACAGGCAGGGTGTGTAGACTACTTCTGATTCTAGTTAGACACATATTTCTGTGCCAAATGAGGAAATATGTCAATCATATCTTCTCAATATCTAAGAAAATGTCTAAGAATATGTGATTCTGATCATTGTTTTTTGATCAGTTATTTCTGATAATACTAACACAGAACATGTGTATTTTCTCTTGTATTCCCAACCATCTTTATCTTTAGTAATAATCTTCTCCGGGTTTTATAAAACAATTAGTCCTTTCTATTGAATTCTTaccaaaattttctattttgctATAGGATGAGGCAGTAGGTAGATCTTCTCCTAAGAGAAAAATTCTCCACCTATATGTTTCTGCTTAATAGGATTTGAGACAAAGTTCAATATTGCTCCCTTCTGAaggaatataaaatttatatacttaaaCCTTCTTTGCTTATATTCTAAAATCTATGTGGGAACTAAACAAAGATCCAAGCATGGAAAGAAGAAGTGGAACGAGCTAGGCAGAGTCAAAGAGATGCAGAGAGCAAGCTTTCCTCTGTGGAGGTGAGTATAAAATTTGTTCCTTTATCTCCTTTCGAATGTCAATAAATTTCAGATAGTTGGATATCATATAGTCTCAACATAttcttaaatagaaaaaaaattgctTCTTATTGGTGCTAAATTCATAGAATGTTGTTTTATACTTTTTGCAGGCAGAAATGCAAAAATTAAGGGTTGAAATGGCTGCCATGAAGAGGGATGCTGAACATTATTCCCGCCAAGTAATAAGTGCCTTCTATTTCctcgttttcttttatgaaTTCTTTTTTTTAGCTTTTCTTGAGATGTGTCTGCCATGACAGG includes:
- the LOC124941586 gene encoding golgin candidate 1 — encoded protein: MSQDISKATVLDKEKPQPESVESPHSIDRKLHDVAPKVETDSNELKQEEHKHESLGTKVEEQLDEAQGLLNTAVSTGQSKEARLARVCAGLSTRLQEYKSENAQLEELLMAERELSKSYEGRIKQLEKKLSATKGEVAKVELNMSEALDAKNSEIAALVSSMDMLRKQAALSEGNLASIQANMESIMRNKELTETRMMQALREELASAERRAEEERAAHNATKMAAMEREVELEHRGIESSTALARVQRIADDRTAKAADLEQKLAVLEVEYASLNQEMQDMETRAQHRQKKSPEDANQMIQIQAWKEEVERARQSQRDAESKLSSVEAEMQKLRVEMAAMKRDAEHYSRQEHMELEKRYRELTDLLYYKQTQLETMASEKAAVEFQLEKEIKSLREAQVEASRSRVSRRQSATWEEDADMKALEPLPIHQRHMAGASVQLQKAAKILDTGAARATRFLWRYPTARLILLFYLVFVHLFLMYLLHCLQEQADTFASREVAETMGLGNFTQQ